GGTATACCTGAATTTTTTTCAATGCCAGCCCCGGCTGTTTCGGCGGACTCGCAAAAAACGTTCGAGTAATAATCATATAACAAACGAAAACCCCAATAAAATCCTTCACTAAATCTATCACCGCAAATGAACGGTAAGGAACCGTATACTGATGCAGCTCATCAATCACCCCATAAAGACATGCCCAAACCGCAGCGAAACGACTGCTTCTCAAAGAGAACTTCCCAATCATAATGAAAAAGAAAACAATGAAACAATAGAGAATCCCAAACTCTATTAAATGTAAGGATTCTTTAAACCATTTATCAAACTCATTATCGCTGACTCTGATAATCGCATCATGCGGAAGACTCGATAAGACCCAAATCAGGCCCATATATAAAAAGGGAGACAGAATCAATAACCAACGGAAAAACAGCCTCATTGTACCACGTTCCTTTCCAAGCTGCGTAAAACATTGTAGCACAGCTCCGTTCCTATTAAAAAGGATACTTCAAAAAAATTTTTATGAATTCATGCATAAAATAGGAAAATTGTCGAAAACTAACTCCAAAAAAATTTTTTTTAAGATAGGTATAGAAATAGGTTCATCTGTTCAGACTGATTGCTGAGGTGATGAAAATGAGAGAGGAAGAAAAGAAGCGATCTTCTCAAAACTCTGGCACACAACGCAAAAAATGGATTTTTCCCGCAGTCTACATTTCAGCAGCGGCCCTTTTACTTACTGCAGTAGTATGG
This genomic stretch from Bacillus oleivorans harbors:
- a CDS encoding VanZ family protein; its protein translation is MLQCFTQLGKERGTMRLFFRWLLILSPFLYMGLIWVLSSLPHDAIIRVSDNEFDKWFKESLHLIEFGILYCFIVFFFIMIGKFSLRSSRFAAVWACLYGVIDELHQYTVPYRSFAVIDLVKDFIGVFVCYMIITRTFFASPPKQPGLALKKIQVYLTGSNK